The following are from one region of the Nicotiana tomentosiformis chromosome 7, ASM39032v3, whole genome shotgun sequence genome:
- the LOC104120979 gene encoding protein trichome birefringence-like 43 — MAVCYSVSAIAIVSTFLTIFSLSLFLNSNTKLFNEVSLLGTNECDIYKGSWVFDDSYPLYNSSTCPFIGDTRDCQKNGRLDKEYLKYRWQPYGCNLPRFNGTELLLKYKGKRIMFVGDSLGQNQWYSLACMLHVSQPQAKYIVDRNGRHYTFTIPEYNIWLLYLGNPLIVDIATNKGSRVLKIDSISSGNVWKQMDVLVFDTWHWWNRTGTRQTWNIIQEGNTTYNDMDRLELYEKAINTWAKWADSNLNSTKTKAFFQGVSPDHKECEGKTRPLQSIGGLYPGEMELENALKTMSNSFVRLINITSLSQYRADGHQSVYSYNHMDCLHWCLPGVPDTWNQLLYHLLIS, encoded by the exons TGCTATTGTGTCAACATTTTTAACTATCTTTTCACTTTCTCTTTTCTTGAATTCGAATACCAAGCTCTTCAATGAGGTAAGCTTATTAGGAACAAACGAATGTGATATTTACAAAGGGAGTTGGGTTTTTGATGACTCGTATCCCCTCTATAATTCATCCACGTGTCCCTTCATTGGGGACACAAGGGATTGCCAAAAGAATGGACGACTAGataaagaatatttaaaatatagaTGGCAGCCCTATGGATGTAATTTGCCAAG ATTTAATGGAACCGAATTATTGTTAAAATACAAAGGGAAGCGGATCATGTTTGTTGGAGATTCACTAGGTCAAAATCAGTGGTATTCCCTTGCTTGTATGCTTCATGTATCACAACCACAAGCCAAGTATATCGTTGATAGAAATGGAAGGCATTATACATTCACCATTCCG GAATACAATATTTGGTTACTATATCTTGGGAATCCTCTCATTGTTGACATTGCCACGAATAAAGGCTCAAGAGTACTGAAGATTGATTCCATTAGTTCGGGAAATGTCTGGAAACAAATGGATGTGTTGGTGTTTGATACATGGCATTGGTGGAATCGCACAGGAACTAGACAAAC TTGGAATATCATTCAAGAAGGGAATACAACGTACAACGATATGGACAGATTAGAACTTTACGAGAAAGCAATAAATACATGGGCAAAATGGGCTGATTCTAATCTTAACTCCACAAAAACAAAAGCCTTCTTTCAAGGAGTTTCTCCTGACCATAAGGA ATGTGAAGGAAAAACAAGACCACTGCAAAGTATAGGAGGTTTATATCCAGGAGAAATGGAACTGGAGAATGCTTTGAAAACCATGTCAAACTCATTTGTTCGTTTGATCAACATAACGAGCTTGTCACAGTATAGAGCAGACGGTCATCAATCCGTCTATAGTTATAATCATATGGACTGCCTCCACTGGTGTCTACCTGGTGTCCCTGATACTTGGAATCAACTCCTTTATCACCTTCTTATTTCCTAG